From Candidatus Poribacteria bacterium:
TCCATCAGGCGCGTTGCTGTTACCGGAAGTGCTAATGCCCATCCGCGGCGAGCGTCCGAATTCACCGATCGCCAAGACAAGCGTGTCCTCTAACATACCACGCTGATCCAAGTCTTCCAGCAGTGAGGAGACCGCGCTGTCTAACTTCGGACAGTGAAGGTTCTTCAGCGGACCGAAGTTGGTTGCGTGTGTATCCCACGCTGTGGTATTCGGATCACCGTTCGCAACAGAGGGCCAGTTCACCTGTACGAAACGGGTACCTGCTTCCACCAAACGGCGAGCAAGTAGCGCACTCTGCCCAAACGTGTGTCTACCGTACTTATCTCTCATCTCATCCGGTTCTTGAGACAAATCGAATGCGTTGCGTGCCCGTTGCGATAGGATGAGATTATATGCCTTTTCATAATACTCGTTCAAGGCATAAGAGTCTGCCACCTTATCAATTTCGGGCATTCCAGCGTTGATTGTTTCAAGGAGATTTTTACGCCGTTTTAGACGCACCGGTGGTACTTCTGGACGCAAACTCAAATCGTCGAGATTAATCTCCTGATTCGGGTCTTGGAAGAGGAAATAAGGATCGTACGCCCTACCAAGGAAGCCTGCGTTTCCACCTTTACCGATGATATTGCTTTCCTGCATCGGACGCGGGAGTTGCACTGCCGCGAGCATCGGTTCATCGGGTGGACGGTAATTTGCGATATGCGATGCAGCATTCGGATGGTCGGCTGGTGACGGCGGGTCAAGCTGTCCCGAAGGCGCGACCTTGTCAGGTGTTTCACCGGTTACCATTTGGTACATCGCAGCGGTGTGGTTGAAAAGTCCCGCTGGCGTGTAACTTACGGAACGGATAAGGCAAGCTTTATCCATCTGTTGTGCCAAACGCGGCATTGTCTCAGACAACTGAATCCCCGGCACGTTAGTCGGGATTGGATTAAATTCACCACGAATGTTTGAGGGTGCTTCCGGTTTCGGATCCCAAATGTCAAGGTGGCTAGGACCGCCTTGCAAAAAAAGAAGGATGACCGAGTTGGCTTTCCCCCATCCGTTAAGCGGCTTCGCGGGATCAACCGTTGTATTCGCGTTGGCTTGGAGTGACAATACCTGTGGCAGACTAATGCCGAGCATCGCCGCACCACCAACACGTAGAAATTCACGACGTGAGAACCCGTCACATAAACGTCCGGGTAGTTGTGGTAACGATAACATCTATTGTTTCCTCCGTTGTGGCTTTCAGCAATCAGCAGTCGGCAGTCAGTAGCACGTGTGGCAGTTACGAACGCTTTCCTGCCCAAACCCGTAACTGACAACTGACAACTGATAACTGACAACTATTTAGCGATTGAATAAGAAAGCAGGACTGTTGATTAACGCCCACAACAAGTCTTGTGCGCCCTCTTCTTTAGACTCCGCATTCGCGAGATGTTCAATCGCTACTGCATATTCGTTCTTCTCCGGTAACCGAGAAAACGTTGCGAGATATAGTTCTTCAACGAGAACCCGGTCATCTTGATTCGTTTTAATGAGTTGCGCGATACGTCCTTCTGGATCGATGAGTGCCTCTGCAACCGTCGGTCCATTAATGAGATTCATTGCATGTGCAAGGCTGACCTCGGTAGTACGTTCACATTCACACGAAGTTTCGCGTTCAGGTCTACCAAACAGTTTCAAAAATCCATCATCTTTAATCTTACTGTCCGGCAATTGCACGGCTCGGAAGTCTTTCGGGACCTCCTCAAATCGTGGTCGGCTCCCCGTTGCAATTCCGATAGCATCTAACAGCTGCTCCGCCGTCAAGCGTCTGGCTACCGCATGTGAAAAGTTAATTTTATCAGCCTTGTTCCACTTGTTCGTTTTGATGCTCTGCTGATAGGTTCGGGAACGGGTGATTGTCTTCATGACATGCTTCATGTCAAATCCACTGTCTACGAAATCCTTTGTCAACGCATCAAGTAATTCAGGGTTAGTGGGTGGATTACTCGTCCGGATATCGTCTACAGGTTCGATAATCCCGCGTCCCATAAAGTAACTCCAGATACGGTTCACGCCTGCACGTGCAAACATCGGATTGTCTTCAGAGGTGAGCCAAGCTGCCAGCATCTCACGTTTATCCTCAGTTTCGGATGCAATTTCTCCGAAGGGGACTGAGGGTTCAACAACCGCTAAGGTTCGTGGGTGTTTCACAGGCTCTGCGGTGTAATTGGCATAGACAACCTCATCACCAGGTAGCTGCCCCGGCTTGACCTTGACATCCGCGAAAAAGGCACCAAGTTCGTAGTACTGGTTCTGCGTCCATTTTTCAAACGGATGATCGTGACATTTATTGCACGAGAAGCGGACACCTAAGAAAAGCTGCGTTGTATTTTCCACTGCAGCCGTATACTCACGGGAGACACGGAAATAGTTCGCTGCCGGATTTGTATAGGTGCTTCCGGTCGCCGTAAGCAAATCCTGTACAAACTCGTTGTATGGACGATTCTGGGTGATGGATTGATGAATCCACTGTTGGAAGAGCCATATCCCGCGCTCGCCGAGAAACTTACGGTTAGACTGCAACAGGTCGCCCCACTTATGGGTCCAGTGATCGACAAACTCCGTTGTCTCAACGAGAGTATCAATAAGCTGCTCCCGTTTTGTCTTCGATGCGGTTTTGTCGGCAAGAAAACTCCGAACCTGTGCCGGGGTTGGTGGAATACCTGTTAAATCGAAGTAGATACGCCGCACAAACTCTTCATCTGTACAGAGTTCAGAAGGCAGAATCTTCATCCGCTTCAGTTTATTGTGGACGTGCGTATCGATGTAGTTGTATTCAGGTGTTTTAACCCACTTGTAGCCACTTCTATCGCCCATAACAATGATGCCGTTTGTACTATAGGCACCTTCATAACGGGTGAGAATGGCGGTTTCGCCACGGCGTTCTGCCGTCACCACACCCTCGTCTGTCACTTTTGCCACTTCATTGACACTACTCGTGAATTTCGCCTCACGGGTGACATCCCGTGTTGTTCCATCGGGATAGTGAGCAATAACTATAAGCTGCTGCTTCGTACCAGGTATCGCGAGTTCAGCAGAATCGGGCAAAACCTCTAATCTTTCCACTCGCTTAGTGGTCTCAACGTCGGGAATAGCACCTTCCGCTATCCATTGACGAATGATTTCATAGTCTCGATTTCCTGGGACAATCACTTGTCCACCTTTATGCGGTACCTCTGACGTCGGCTTTAGCAACATTAGGCTCTGTTCAGGGAACGCTCGATTGAAACGCCGTCCAGCTATATCCTCAATCAAGAGTTCATAATCAAAATCAGGATCATAGCCGCGGAGTGAAAGTTTGAACCCATTTTTGCCTTTTGCTGCACCGTGACACGTGCCATTGTTACATCCAGCGTGGCTCAGGATAGGCATTACATCTCGGACGAAGCTGACAGGTGGTGCCTCAATACTTTTGACAGTTACAGGCAGTTCGGTGTTTACACCTTTGACACTCACCGCAATTTTTGTTGTGCCAACTGTTACCGGGAAGATATAACCATCTTCATGCACCTTTACACCCGCGGTATTGGGTGTCAGCACAGCCCACGGCGTTACATCTACCCATGCACCATCTCTTGTCTTACCTGACACGAGCACCCGTCGACCGTCACGCGCGTGCTCCAATGTCAGCGACTCTGGATGAACCTTCAGTGCTTGCACCATCGGAACTTCAGCACTCGCAGACTGCTCCATCTCACTTGATGCTGTCAGGTGGAACGCGAAACAGATGGA
This genomic window contains:
- a CDS encoding DUF1501 domain-containing protein, whose protein sequence is MLSLPQLPGRLCDGFSRREFLRVGGAAMLGISLPQVLSLQANANTTVDPAKPLNGWGKANSVILLFLQGGPSHLDIWDPKPEAPSNIRGEFNPIPTNVPGIQLSETMPRLAQQMDKACLIRSVSYTPAGLFNHTAAMYQMVTGETPDKVAPSGQLDPPSPADHPNAASHIANYRPPDEPMLAAVQLPRPMQESNIIGKGGNAGFLGRAYDPYFLFQDPNQEINLDDLSLRPEVPPVRLKRRKNLLETINAGMPEIDKVADSYALNEYYEKAYNLILSQRARNAFDLSQEPDEMRDKYGRHTFGQSALLARRLVEAGTRFVQVNWPSVANGDPNTTAWDTHATNFGPLKNLHCPKLDSAVSSLLEDLDQRGMLEDTLVLAIGEFGRSPRMGISTSGNSNAPDGRDHWPYCYTGLIAGAGVQGGQVYGKSDATGSTPLENPVHPRDILATVYHTLGIDPHTIVYNHLDQPRELVKGEPIAGIF
- a CDS encoding DUF1549 and DUF1553 domain-containing protein; translated protein: MKPRFNVVTTLLVAFSICFAFHLTASSEMEQSASAEVPMVQALKVHPESLTLEHARDGRRVLVSGKTRDGAWVDVTPWAVLTPNTAGVKVHEDGYIFPVTVGTTKIAVSVKGVNTELPVTVKSIEAPPVSFVRDVMPILSHAGCNNGTCHGAAKGKNGFKLSLRGYDPDFDYELLIEDIAGRRFNRAFPEQSLMLLKPTSEVPHKGGQVIVPGNRDYEIIRQWIAEGAIPDVETTKRVERLEVLPDSAELAIPGTKQQLIVIAHYPDGTTRDVTREAKFTSSVNEVAKVTDEGVVTAERRGETAILTRYEGAYSTNGIIVMGDRSGYKWVKTPEYNYIDTHVHNKLKRMKILPSELCTDEEFVRRIYFDLTGIPPTPAQVRSFLADKTASKTKREQLIDTLVETTEFVDHWTHKWGDLLQSNRKFLGERGIWLFQQWIHQSITQNRPYNEFVQDLLTATGSTYTNPAANYFRVSREYTAAVENTTQLFLGVRFSCNKCHDHPFEKWTQNQYYELGAFFADVKVKPGQLPGDEVVYANYTAEPVKHPRTLAVVEPSVPFGEIASETEDKREMLAAWLTSEDNPMFARAGVNRIWSYFMGRGIIEPVDDIRTSNPPTNPELLDALTKDFVDSGFDMKHVMKTITRSRTYQQSIKTNKWNKADKINFSHAVARRLTAEQLLDAIGIATGSRPRFEEVPKDFRAVQLPDSKIKDDGFLKLFGRPERETSCECERTTEVSLAHAMNLINGPTVAEALIDPEGRIAQLIKTNQDDRVLVEELYLATFSRLPEKNEYAVAIEHLANAESKEEGAQDLLWALINSPAFLFNR